TACTAACTACATCCAAACTTATTGAATTGATGGACAAAATCTATAATTGAAATATTTGAAAACCATTTTTAATAAGAAGTTTACGTGTCCTTCAAACTAATGGTCCAATTATGGATGAAGGAACACATTTTCACTTTCACTTAATCCCAAGATATAGTGACGATAATTTTTGGGATAATCAAATAGTAAAGGAGCATAAACTCTCGCTTCAAGAACTCAAATTGCAATTAAATGCTTTATCACTAATATAAATATTTCGTTTAACGTCCCCAAATGAAACTTTGGTAACCAACCGCATCATTCAATTGGATAAGGAGTATTGTGCTGCTTGTGACTAAAGAATGCGTTAAGGATTTTTATTCAGATTCAACTGTTAATTTACTCCAAATAGAACCCATTTTTTACTTCGTATTCGGTTTGAATAAATAGTGTGTAATTCGGAATTTTGATTAAATGAAGGCGTAGGTCTAACTATTCCTTCAAATAAATCTGTCAAACCATAAAGAGCCAATATTTCTATGTGATTGTTATTTAAACGTATATAAACGTTTCCAAATCAAGTTTGGGGTCAACAGAAAAATCGGTAAACTTTGTTGTAGCGACGTTTACTGATTTTTTATTGGAACACGTATCCCCTCGCTCATATCCCATTTTCTTTGCAATGACTGCTGCAATTAAACCTGTGCGGAATCAATATGTTTCTTACTTTTGTCAGATCTACTCTTCCGCCAGCTTCCCAATTTTCTTACAAGATTACATGCTTTGGGCGGTAACGGTTTTAAAACGGTTAGGGGATTTTATACATTAAACATACAAAACCGGCGGTTGTGATGTAAATGATTTAAGAATTAGTTAAGTAACAGGTAAGAGGCTTTAATATGCAGCAATGGCCTCCAATACGTTAAATTTGGAGTCCCGCTAGAAAAATGCGAATTTACAACATGAAGGGATTTTTCTGACGGGACCCCATTTAGTGCAGTTTCTAATCTCATCTGTAAGCATCTTTGGAGGTTCTTGATACTCCTTAAACAAACTGTTTTAGAGAGTTAGAAAATCCGATTGTAGGAGACGTGGTAAGCTACCATATTGTTACACCAATCGAATTGGATAATGAACGAGGCAGTATTAATAGTCGTGTATTAATTAGGTTCATTCTTCGATTTTCATAAAAGACCATGCTGTAAAATATAGCGTAATTATTTGAAGCTCTTGCTATGCTTCACAAGCGATAGTTCTCCTTCCGTAAAGTGTAACTAAGCAACTTGTTATTTTGCTCATATAGGGGTAAAACAACCCGCTCCATATTCTCCGCTTCAGCAAGTTCCCTCCATTCTTCTTCACTTGTTGCAAAAATTTGTAAATCATCAGACGCAACCAAGTCGTTTAATACATCTGTTTTCCTTGAATGGAAAGTAGCATAGAGCAGCAATAAATTAATGTGTAAATTGTTGGACTCACTTTCGTTGATAGCTGTTAGGCGCTGAATCGTTTTTAAATATCGTTGCTGGCTTCGAATATCCCCATTATTCATATACAGAACAAAGTAATGTTTCTCTTTCTTCCCAACTTGCTTTAGCTTAATAACAGTATCCGGGGAAAAAGCTGTCAGTTTCGTTTGTGGTAATAGTTCCTGTTCAGTTAAAACCGTTACTTTATAATTAAGCGGCATTAAAGCACTTTCTAAATTGAAGATCCACTGGTTCATAAGAGCATTTAAACCATATTCACTTAAATGTTCTGAAAACGTTATTGTTCGATTTACAAATTCCTCGATAGCACTATAGCGAATGGTGAAAATATTTAAATTGCTGCCCCACTTTTCGAAGCTAGGAATACAGTTCTTTAAATGTTTTATCCGGTGCGATTTGCTACTGCGGTTTTCATCGGTTAAGAAATCAGCATCAATTGGTAAAAAGATAACGTGTACCTGTAATTCACTGTTGTATTTTTTCACATAATCGCTGGAGAGCATTTTCTTATAACGGAAATACTTGCTCGCAATTACATCTCGTAATTGCCTTCCTCCGTCCACTTCAAAAACAAGTAGTTTATTTAGGTCAGGTAACTCTAACAATAGGTCTGGGAAAATTTGGTCCGCCTCATCGGTATAGTTTTTAAAAAGTGGATGTGTCGTACCTTTACTGATAACGAAATCATCTTTACCCAATTTACTATTTAACTGTAAGTCGAGCCGAGTTCCTAATGCAGCGATGGCTATACTGTGGATGGATGGTGGTTTAAATCGCATGTTTTTCTCTAATACCACTGTGTAATAAGCAAGTTCATCATCAGTTAATCGGTTTAGCGAATATAGAATTTCAAGTGTACGTTTAGTAAATGTGTAGAAA
The DNA window shown above is from Solibacillus isronensis and carries:
- a CDS encoding nucleotidyltransferase family protein, whose product is MALYGLTDLFEGIVRPTPSFNQNSELHTIYSNRIRSKKWVLFGVN